One part of the Streptomyces sp. AM 2-1-1 genome encodes these proteins:
- a CDS encoding Rieske (2Fe-2S) protein: MTTTQESGSQEFAPQGLAPGDRAPRSSGARPGPGRRAVVVAVGAAGAVAALTACGDSGDSGTGGKAGTVLGRTSDVPEGGGRVFADQGVVVTQPTAGRFKAFSATCTHQGCAVSGVIDGAITCPCHRSTFDPATGEPTGGPATVALPAKRITVTDGSITLA; the protein is encoded by the coding sequence ATGACCACCACGCAGGAATCCGGGTCTCAGGAGTTCGCGCCGCAGGGTCTCGCCCCGGGGGATCGCGCACCGCGGAGCAGCGGTGCGCGGCCCGGGCCCGGCAGACGTGCCGTCGTGGTGGCGGTGGGCGCGGCAGGGGCGGTGGCGGCCCTCACCGCGTGCGGGGACTCCGGCGACTCGGGCACCGGCGGGAAGGCCGGTACGGTCCTCGGCAGGACCAGTGACGTGCCGGAGGGCGGCGGCAGGGTCTTCGCGGACCAGGGCGTCGTGGTGACCCAGCCGACCGCCGGCCGGTTCAAGGCCTTCTCCGCCACCTGCACCCACCAGGGCTGCGCGGTGAGCGGGGTGATCGACGGCGCCATCACCTGCCCGTGTCACCGGTCGACCTTCGATCCCGCGACGGGTGAGCCGACGGGCGGCCCGGCCACCGTCGCCCTGCCCGCGAAGCGGATCACGGTGACGGACGGATCGATCACGCTGGCCTGA
- a CDS encoding pyridoxamine 5'-phosphate oxidase family protein, whose translation MSEPAAAVGSPLTRTAGNEDAAPYAATGRTTPTRAKQRASYDPGVVHPILDSGYLCHLGFVRDGAPVVLPTLYARVGRRLYIHGSTGSRPLRMAGGTDPGLAVCLTVTHLDGLVLARSAFHHSVNYRSVVAHGVAYTVTDPDERRMALDAIVDQVVAGRSRDSRPADDKELAATAVIRLDLDEVSAKLRTGGPNDDPEDIALPYWAGVVPVSPTYGAPIPSDDLDPAVALPDYLAAL comes from the coding sequence ATGTCGGAACCTGCCGCAGCCGTCGGCTCTCCCCTGACGCGGACCGCCGGGAACGAGGACGCCGCGCCCTACGCGGCGACCGGGCGCACCACTCCCACCCGGGCCAAGCAGCGCGCCTCCTACGACCCCGGGGTCGTGCACCCGATCCTCGACAGCGGTTACCTCTGTCACCTCGGCTTCGTCCGCGACGGCGCCCCGGTGGTGCTGCCGACGCTGTACGCCCGGGTGGGCAGGCGGCTGTACATCCACGGCTCGACCGGTTCCCGCCCGCTGCGGATGGCGGGCGGCACGGATCCGGGCCTGGCGGTCTGCCTGACCGTCACCCACCTCGACGGTCTGGTCCTGGCCCGTTCCGCCTTCCACCACTCCGTCAACTACCGCTCGGTGGTGGCGCACGGCGTCGCGTACACCGTGACGGACCCGGACGAGCGGCGAATGGCACTCGACGCGATCGTGGACCAGGTCGTCGCGGGGCGGTCCCGGGACTCACGGCCCGCCGACGACAAGGAGCTCGCCGCCACCGCGGTGATCCGGCTGGACCTGGACGAGGTCTCCGCGAAGCTGCGTACCGGGGGGCCCAACGACGACCCCGAGGACATCGCCCTGCCGTACTGGGCCGGTGTCGTACCGGTCTCCCCGACGTACGGCGCCCCGATCCCCTCCGACGACCTCGACCCGGCGGTGGCCCTCCCGGACTACCTCGCGGCCCTCTGA
- a CDS encoding pyridoxamine 5'-phosphate oxidase family protein: protein MAAAQRRGRRIMMTDEERDAYLTERRTCRVASVGADGRPHVGALWFVWDGTSIWLYSLTRSLRWSHLLRDPRVAVIVDDGDEYGELRGVELRGEAVPVGEAPRTGEPCEELATAESLFPAKYFGIDTLPHDGRHAWLRLTPDTVVSWDFRKLSDAG from the coding sequence ATGGCCGCCGCTCAACGACGAGGCCGCCGGATCATGATGACCGACGAGGAGCGCGACGCCTATCTGACCGAGCGGCGCACCTGCCGGGTCGCCTCCGTCGGCGCGGACGGCCGGCCCCACGTCGGGGCCCTGTGGTTCGTCTGGGACGGTACGTCGATCTGGCTCTACTCCTTGACCCGCAGCCTGCGGTGGTCCCACCTGTTGCGGGACCCACGGGTAGCGGTGATCGTCGACGACGGCGACGAGTACGGCGAACTGCGCGGCGTCGAGCTGCGGGGCGAGGCCGTCCCGGTGGGCGAGGCGCCGCGCACGGGTGAACCGTGCGAGGAACTCGCCACCGCGGAGAGCCTGTTCCCGGCGAAGTACTTCGGGATCGACACCCTGCCGCACGACGGCCGGCACGCCTGGCTCCGGCTCACCCCGGACACCGTCGTCTCCTGGGACTTCCGCAAGCTGTCCGACGCGGGCTGA